The following proteins are encoded in a genomic region of Oncorhynchus masou masou isolate Uvic2021 chromosome 19, UVic_Omas_1.1, whole genome shotgun sequence:
- the LOC135505567 gene encoding gap junction Cx32.2 protein-like, with translation MGDWSYLSKLLDKVQSHSTAIGKTWMSVLFIFRILVLGAAADSVWGDEQSDFYCNNKEPGCENVCYDWAFPISHIRFWVMQIIFVSTPTLLYLGHAMHVIQQEDKMREALQSQVDNGMLKRPKYTDDRGKIKIKGILLRSYMTQLFFKIVLELTFIVGQYYLYGFVMKPMFLCQQQPCSRLGAECFMSRPTEKTIFIIFMLVVGCVSLLLNVIEVFYLICTRVKCGNKKQYPLHIISTENPTTLYSPASEWKGNLDGHEDCSPLHNIQREAELMEEKKNTP, from the coding sequence ATGGGGGACTGGTCATATCTTTCCAAGTTACTGGACAAGGTGCAGTCCCACTCAACGGCCATCGGAAAGACATGGATGAGTGTCCTGTTTATCTTCAGAATCCTGGTTTTGGGTGCAGCAGCAGATAGCGTGTGGGGAGACGAACAGTCTGATTTCTACTGCAACAACAAAGAACCTGGGTGTGAGAACGTGTGCTATGACTGGGCCTTCCCCATCTCACACATCCGTTTCTGGGTCATGCAGATCATCTTTGTCTCCACCCCAACTCTTCTATATCTGGGCCATGCCATGCATGTCATCCAACAGGAGGATAAAATGAGGGAGGCACTGCAGAGCCAGGTTGACAATGGCATGTTGAAGAGGCCCAAATACACAGATGACCGGGGGAAAATCAAAATCAAGGGAATTCTGCTACGTAGCTACATGACCCAGTTGTTCTTTAAGATAGTGTTGGAGCTCACTTTTATTGTGGGACAGTACTACTTATATGGGTTTGTCATGAAACCCATGTTCCTCTGTCAACAACAGCCCTGTTCCAGACTGGGTGCTGAGTGCTTCATGTCCCGTCCCACAGAGAAGACCATCTTTATCATCTTCATGCTGGTGGTGGGCTGTGTTTCCCTGCTTTTGAATGTGATCGAGGTGTTTTATTTGATTTGCACCAGAGTAAAATGTGGAAACAAGAAACAATACCCACTGCATATCATCTCAACTGAAAACCCAACCACACTTTACTCTCCTGCATCAGAATGGAAAGGTAACCTGGATGGACATGAAGATTGCTCACCCCTTCACAACATCCAAAGAGAAGCTGAACTAATGGAGGAAAAGAAAAACACTCCGTAG
- the LOC135506006 gene encoding gap junction Cx32.2 protein-like, with the protein MGDWSFLASLLDKVQSHSTVVGKVWLTVLFVFRLLVLVAGIEKVWGDEQSRLVCNTLSPGCKNLCYDRAFPISHIRFWVLQIIFVSVPTLVYLAHVMHVIHKENKLRRQQSKGKNGIVKVPKYTDDNGKVHIKGTLLVSYMSNVFFKILFEVGFIVGQYYLYGFVLPSKIKCSGYPCKGDHVECFISRPTEKTIFIIFMLVMACVSLLLNVVEMFHLIGSKVRQGCNRQPPAAERYALHDKHKQFDKESFC; encoded by the coding sequence ATGGGGGACTGGTCCTTTCTTGCTTCCCTGTTGGACAAAGTACAATCCCACTCTACAGTTGTTGGGAAGGTTTGGCTGACAGTCCTGTTTGTGTTCAGACTGCTGGTTCTGGTGGCAGGGATAGAAAAAGTATGGGGGGATGAGCAATCACGTCTGGTCTGCAACACACTGTCACCAGGTTGTAAGAATCTGTGCTACGACCGGGCTTTCCCCATCTCCCACATCCGCTTCTGGGTCCTTCAGATCATCTTCGTCTCCGTCCCAACTCTGGTTTACCTGGCACACGTCATGCACGTCATCCACAAGGAGAACAAACTGAGAAGACAACAATCAAAAGGAAAGAATGGAATCGTGAAAGTGCCCAAATACACTGATGACAATGGCAAAGTTCACATAAAGGGGACCTTGCTTGTCAGTTACATGTCCAATGTGTTTTTTAAGATTCTATTTGAGGTTGGATTCATAGTGGGCCAGTATTACCTGTATGGCTTTGTGTTGCCCAGTAAGATTAAATGCAGTGGATACCCATGTAAGGGAGACCATGTAGAGTGCTTCATATCACGGCCCACTGAGAAGACTATCTTTATCATCTTCATGCTGGTGATGGCCTGTGTGTCTCTGCTGCTCAATGTGGTGGAGATGTTCCACCTGATTGGATCAAAGGTTAGGCAGGGGTGTAACAGACAACCTCCTGCAGCTGAGAGGTACGCACTCCATGATAAACACAAGCAGTTCGATAAAGAGTCATTCTGCTGA
- the LOC135506005 gene encoding gap junction Cx32.2 protein-like has translation MGEWGFLSSLLDKVQSHSTVVGKVWMTVLFIFRIMVLGAGAEKVWSDEQSNMKCNTKQPGCKTVCYDHAFPISHIRFWVLQIIFVSTPTLVYLGHVMHVIHKENKLRQRLSQAGNEMGKMPKYSDEKGHVKIKGDLLASYMVNIFFRILLEIAFIVGQYYLYGFVLDPKIECSRAPCPFTVECFMSRPTEKTIFIIFMLVVACASLLLNVVEIFYLICSKCGSGSRRRAKAVPAIAVHSCLDGGSMMQNEKMSLHATGHSTA, from the coding sequence ATGGGAGAGTGGGGATTCCTGTCATCACTGCTGGACAAGGTGCAGTCACACTCCACGGTCGTGGGTAAAGTTTGGATGACCGTCCTGTTTATCTTTAGGATCATGGTCCTGGGTGCCGGGGCAGAGAAGGTGTGGAGCGATGAGCAGTCTAATATGAAATGCAATACCAAACAGCCCGGCTGTAAGACCGTGTGCTACGACCACGCCTTCCCCATCTCCCACATCCGCTTCTGGGTCCTTCAGATCATCTTTGTCTCCACCCCAACTTTGGTGTATCTGGGACATGTCATGCACGTCATCCACAAGGAGAACAAACTGAGGCAACGGCTAAGTCAGGCAGGCAATGAGATGGGGAAAATGCCTAAGTATTCTGATGAGAAGGGTCATGTCAAAATCAAAGGTGACTTGTTGGCCAGTTACATGGTCAATATCTTCTTCAGGATTTTGCTGGAGATAGCATTTATAGTGGGTCAGTATTACTTGTATGGGTTTGTGCTGGACCCCAAGATTGAATGCAGCAGAGCTCCCTGTCCGTTCACTGTAGAATGCTTCATGTCACGACCAACAGAGAAGACCATCTTCATCATCTTCATGCTGGTGGTGGCGTGCGCATCTCTGCTGTTGAATGTGGTGGAGATATTCTATCTGATCTGCTCCAAGTGTGGTTCTGGCTCAAGAAGACGAGCCAAAGCAGTTCCAGCCATCGCAGTCCACAGCTGTCTGGATGGAGGCAGTATGATGCAGAACGAGAAGATGAGTCTTCATGCAACTGGTCACAGCACAGCCTGA
- the LOC135506007 gene encoding gap junction alpha-1 protein has product MGDWSALGRLLDKVQAYSTAGGKVWLSVLFIFRILVLGTAVESAWGDEQSAFKCNTQQPGCENVCYDKSFPISHVRFWVLQIIFVSTPTLLYLAHVFYLLRIEQKINRKEEGLKTIQNDGGDVDVPLKKIELKKLKHGLEEHGKVKMKGALLRTYIFSIFFKSIFEVGFLVIQWYIYGFSLAAVYTCERSPCPHRVDCFLSRPTEKTVFIIFMLVVSLVSLLLNVIELFYVMFKRIKDRVKGKQPPIHYPGTGTLSPTPKDLSTTKYAYYNGCSSPTAPLSPMSPPGYKLATGERTNSVRNYNKQANEQNWANYSTEQNRLGQNGSTISNSHAQAFDFPDDTQESKKLTPGHELQPLALMDPRPCSRASSRMSSRPRPDDLDV; this is encoded by the coding sequence ATGGGTGACTGGAGTGCATTGGGGAGGCTCCTGGACAAGGTACAGGCTTACTCCACGGCTGGAGGGAAGGTGTggctctctgtcctcttcatcttCAGGATCCTGGTGTTGGGAACGGCTGTGGAGTCTGCCTGGGGGGACGAGCAGTCCGCCTTCAAGTGCAACACCCAGCAACCTGGTTGTGAGAATGTGTGTTATGACAAATCTTTTCCTATATCACATGTACGGTTCTGGGTGCTACAGATTATCTTTGTCTCGACGCCGACTCTTCTCTACCTTGCCCATGTGTTCTACCTGTTGCGAATAGAGCAGAAGATTAACCGCAAAGAGGAAGGGCTGAAAACCATCCAGAACGACGGAGGCGACGTGGACGTACCTCTGAAGAAGATTGAGTTAAAAAAGCTCAAGCATGGGCTGGAGGAGCATGGGAAGGTTAAGATGAAGGGAGCCCTCTTGAGAACCTACATATTCAGCATTTTTTTCAAGTCCATTTTTGAGGTGGGCTTCCTGGTCATACAGTGGTATATTTACGGCTTCAGCTTGGCTGCTGTCTACACCTGTGAGAGGTCCCCCTGCCCCCACAGAGTAGACTGTTTCCTCTCCCGACCTACGGAGAAAACCGTCTTCATCATCTTCATGCTGgtggtctctctggtctccctgcTTCTGAACGTCATTGAGCTCTTCTACGTGATGTTCAAGAGGATCAAGGACCGCGTGAAGGGGAAACAACCTCCCATCCACTACCCTGGCACTGGGACGTTAAGCCCCACTCCCAAGGATCTGTCCACCACTAAGTATGCCTACTATAATGGCTGTTCCTCTCCCACTGCCCCCCTGTCACCCATGTCACCCCCGGGGTACAAGCTGGCCACTGGTGAGAGAACCAACTCCGTTCGCAACTACAATAAGCAAGCCAATGAGCAAAACTGGGCCAACTATAGCACGGAGCAGAACCGCCTGGGCCAGAATGGCAGCACCATCTCCAACTCCCATGCACAGGCCTTTGACTTTCCTGATGACACCCAGGAGAGTAAGAAACTGACCCCAGGGCACGAGCTGCAGCCGTTGGCCTTGATGGACCCCAGGCCCTGCAGTCGGGCCAGCAGTCGCATGAGCAGTCGGCCGAGGCCAGATGATCTAGATGTCTAG
- the LOC135506004 gene encoding gap junction Cx32.2 protein-like, with amino-acid sequence MGDWGFLSKLLDKVQSHSTVIGKIWMSVLFLFRIMVLGAGAENVWGDEQSGFICNTQQPGCENVCYDHIFPISHIRFWVMQIVFVSTPTLLYLGHAMHVISQENKLRAILQSQVDNGTLKKPKYSNEAGKIKIKGNLLGSYMTQLFFKIIIEITFIVGQYYLYGFVMVPMIPCSRSPCPFTVECYMSRPTEKTIFIIFMLVVACVSLALNVIEVFYLLCTRLRCGGSKGRNYHTTSTANPAILPTPGWSGRKDTEMDALRQNKMNLEFESGQSLGGSLDRA; translated from the coding sequence ATGGGGGACTGGGGTTTTCTTTCCAAGTTACTGGACAAGGTGCAGTCTCACTCAACAGTCATCGGAAAGATATGGATGAGCGTCTTGTTCCTGTTCAGAATCATGGTCTTGGGTGCCGGAGCAGAGAACGTGTGGGGCGATGAACAGTCTGGTTTCATATGCAATACGCAACAACCTGGTTGTGAGAATGTGTGCTACGACCATATCTTCCCCATCTCACACATCCGCTTCTGGGTCATGCAGATCGTCTTTGTCTCCACCCCAACTCTTCTATATCTGGGCCATGCCATGCATGTCATCAGCCAGGAGAACAAACTGAGAGCCATACTGCAGAGCCAAGTTGACAATGGCACATTGAAGAAGCCCAAATACAGCAACGAGGCAGGGAAGATCAAAATTAAGGGGAATTTGCTAGGTAGTTACATGACCCAGCTGTTCTTTAAGATCATTATAGAGATCACTTTCATCGTGGGTCAGTACTACCTGTATGGGTTTGTCATGGTCCCCATGATCCCCTGCTCAAGATCTCCCTGCCCCTTCACTGTCGAATGCTACATGTCCCGTCCTACAGAGAAGACCATCTTCATCATCTTCATGCTGGTGGTGGCCTGTGTGTCTCTGGCTCTGAATGTGATTGAGGTGTTCTATCTGCTTTGCACAAGATTAAGATGCGGTGGCTCCAAAGGCCGCAATTACCACACTACCTCAACAGCGAACCCAGCCATCCTCCCGACTCCTGGGTGGTCTGGTCGCAAAGATACTGAAATGGACGCCCTGAGACAGAACAAGATGAATCTGGAGTTTGAGAGTGGCCAGAGTTTAGGGGGTAGTCTGGATCGAGCTTAG